In the genome of Acidobacteriota bacterium, one region contains:
- a CDS encoding extradiol dioxygenase, which yields MITGIHALIYTKQAEQVREFFKKTLKFPTVDAGHGWLLFALPPAEMGIHPTDKDGSYDLYLMCDNIEKTVMELAKHGARFPRGITTAGWGKVTAIELPGGLEMGLYEARHPTAIGLAAAAKPKVAKKAKKAAKKVAPKKKAKRR from the coding sequence ATGATCACCGGCATCCACGCCCTCATCTACACCAAGCAGGCCGAGCAGGTCCGCGAGTTCTTCAAGAAGACGCTGAAGTTTCCCACCGTCGACGCCGGCCACGGATGGCTCCTGTTCGCGCTGCCGCCCGCCGAGATGGGCATCCATCCCACCGACAAAGACGGCTCCTATGACCTCTACCTGATGTGCGACAACATCGAGAAGACGGTGATGGAGCTGGCGAAACACGGCGCGCGCTTCCCGCGCGGCATCACCACCGCGGGCTGGGGAAAAGTGACCGCCATCGAGCTGCCCGGCGGTTTGGAGATGGGGCTCTACGAAGCGCGACACCCGACCGCGATCGGCCTGGCGGCGGCAGCGAAGCCGAAGGTAGCGAAAAAGGCGAAGAAGGCGGCGAAGAAAGTGGCGCCAAAAAAGAAGGCGAAGCGGCGCTAG